In the Xanthobacteraceae bacterium genome, TGCGCGCGCGCCGCCTTGGTGCGGGCAGGCACGTTTGCGAGGAAGCGTTCGCGATGCTCGACGCTGGAGAACAGGAACAGTTTGTCGCCCGCGATCGCGAACAGCGCGGGGTTGCCGGGCACCGGATAGCCTTCCTCGATCGCGAGCGGATCGTAGCCGCCGAATTCCGGGACATAGAGTGCGGGCGAAGCCTCGAAGGCGGCGCGGTTGGCCGCGCTGGCGAAGCGCCAGACCAGTCCGCCGAAACGCAGCTCGTAGTCGTCTCGCCCTTCCTGCGGCTTGCCTTCGATGAAGTAGGAGACCGGGTCGATGCCGTAGAGCGCCGCGCCCGACCTGGGATCGCTGACAATCATTTCGGTGGTCGAGGCCCTGAGCGCGCCCATGCCGAACAGCAGGCTCAACAGCAACGCCAGTCCGCCCGATCCCAGCTTCCGCGCCATGTCCGCGATTCCCTTCCCGGCCCAAAGGCGCGAGACTCCGCGCCGTGGGCTTTGATTCGGCGAATGTAGGTGGCGTGGGTATGCGGCCCGTTAAGGCCCCGCTCCGGGCCTGAAAAGGGCGCATTTCCTGCCGAGGCATAGGCCCGACCGATCTGCCGGAGAGACAACATGCTGTTACGGGCTATCCCCCTCGTGCTTGCCGCGCTGTTCGCTGCCGCTCCCGCGTCCGCGCAACAACCCCAGCCCAACAACTATCGCCAGACCTATTCCAACAACGAGGTAGTCGACGCGGGTCACCGCTTCTTCGGCACCACCTCGCGCGAGCTTGCCCTGCTGGTGGAGCGCGCGACCCGGCAATGGGGCCAGCCCAACGGCTACATCCTCGGCGAGGAAGGCGGCGGCGCGATCACCGTCGGCCTGCGCTACGGCGAAGGCACGCTCTACACCCGCAATGCCGGCGACCGCCGGGTATTCTGGCAGGGTCCGTCCATCGGTTTCGACGTGGGCGGCGAAGGCGCGCGCGTCATGATGCTGGTCTACAACCTGCCCGCCATCGATGCGCTCTGGAACCGTTACGTCGGTATTTCCGGCTCGGCCTATTTCGTGGGCGGCCTCGGCATGACGGCGGTAACGTGGGACCGCGTCGTGATCGTCCCGATCCGCTCCGGCGTTGGACTGCGGCTGGGGGCCAATGTCGGCTACCTGAAATTCACCCCGACTTCGACGTGGAATCCGCTTTGACGCGATTACGGCATTAACGCCGCCGTTCAATTTCGCGTTTCCGTAAGCCGCCCGCTGCCGCAGACCGTGGCGGCGGGCGTTTCCTTGTTCTATGGTGCGCGCCACGGGGCAGGTGTTGCGTGATCCGAGCGTATAAAACCGTCATACAAATGGAGCCGGGCGCATGATCGAAGCGATCATGTATTTCGCGCTGGGCTTTCTCGGCGCTTCTCTCATCGCGCTTGTGGTGTTGTCCGCGGTCTGGCATCGCGCGGTCCGCCTCACGACCAAGCGCATCGAGGGTGCGATTCCCGTTTCCATGTCGGAGATCCAGGCCGACAAGGATCAGCTCCGCGCCGAATTCGCGATGAGCACGCGCCGCCTCGAGAACAGCGTCGAACAGCTCAAGTTCAAGACCACCGAACAGTTCGCCGAGATCGGCCGCAAGAGCGAAAGCATCCGCCTGCTCAAGAACGAGGTCGAGGAAAAGACCGCGAAGATCATGGCGCTCGACGCGCAGGAACGCACGCTGCGCGACAAGCTCCACTCGACCGAAGAAGAACTCGCCGCGAAATCGCGGATGCTGAGCGAGGCGGAAGCGGCCCTCGCCGCCAAGAACACCGAACTCGCCAATATCGAACGCACGCTCGCGGGCGTGAATGCCGAGTCCGACAGCCGTCAGGTCGAGATCGTCGCGCTCACCACCCAGCGCGACACGCTGAAAGAGCGCATCGAAACGCTCGAACTCGAAATCGCGGCGACCGAGCACCGGCTCGCGGAAGAACGCGACGCCGCGCAGGCTGCGGCCGACGCGCTCTCGCATGAAAAGAACAACGTCGAGGACCTCTCAACGCGCCTGCGCGAAATGGAAGGAATGTTCGCCGCCAGCAAGCGCGAGGCGGAAGCGCTCGCCGAAAACATCGAGGCGCTGAAGAACGAGGCGCACAAGGCAGCCGGACTGGCCGAGCAGCGCGAGCAGGAATTGCAGCACCGTCTGGCCGAGCGCGAAGCCGAACTGAACGGCGAGCTTCGCAACGCCGTCGAACTCGCGGAACAACGCGAAGCCGAAATGGAATTACGCTTCACGCAACGCCTCGCCGAACTGAATGAGGAAGCGCGCAAGGCCTCCGACGTTTCCGAAAAGCGCGAGCGCGAACTCGCCGTACGTCTCGCGGAGCGCGAAGCGGAACTGCATGCACATCTGGCGAAGCGCGAGGCCGATCTCCTCGCGCAGAGCAAGAGCCGCGAAGCGGATCTGGAGCGCATGCTCGAGAAATCCGAAATTCAGGCGATGGCCCAGATCGCGGAGCGCGAAAGCAAGCTGTCGTCTGCGCTGGATGAAATCGAGCGCAACCGCGCGGAAGCGCGCGTGATGCACGACAAGATCGAGCAGGCCAGCGCCTCCTTCCACGCGACCATCGAAACGCTGCGCGCCGAGAAGGCGCAGCTCGAAGGCGCGATGAACCAGATGCGCGAGGAGCGCGGCAAGCTGGACGCGGAACTCGCGCACCTGCGCAGCGAAGCGGAAAAAAGCTGGGCCGAGGAGCGGGTCGAGAACGCGCTGCTGCGCGAGCGCATCAACGATGTCGCGGCGGAAGTCGCGCGCCTCGTCGCCAACATGGAGGGCGTGGATTCGCCGATCGAGCGGATTCTGGCCGCCGACGCCGCACAGACCAACGGCCACCATAATGGCGACACCAACGGCGACAGCCGCGTTTCGCTGGCCCAGCGCATCCGCAACCTGCAAAGCCGCCCGCGCTAAACCGCCGCCCGTGCAGCGCTTGGCGGCAGCCTCCCTTTCCGCGTAAGGTCATACCGCCGCTGCGCGCGGCCCGCCGGAGAAGGCGGTTTTTCGCCCGCCTGCCGCTCGATGGAGCGAAAGCCGCGGCGCTCTCAGAAGAAAACAACCAGGCGCGGAAGCGCCGCTGGAGGATTTTGTCATGAAGCGTCGGCTTCTGCTTCGCGTTGCGTTGTGCGCGCTCGCGTTCGTTGTTGCATTTCCCCTCACCACGCCCGTCAAGGCGCAGGATAATCCGCCGATCGTCGTGTTCGCCGCGGCGAGCCTCAAGAATGCGCTCGATGAGATCGCGGCCGAATGGTCGAAGGCGAACAAGGTTGAAGTGAAGATCAGCTATGCGGCCAGCTCCGCGCTCGCAAAGCAGATCGAGAACGGCGCCCCCGCCGATCTCTTCATCTCGGCCGACCTCGACTGGATGGACTACGTCGAGAAGAAGAACCTCGTACGCAAGGGCACGCGCATCAGCCTGCTCGGCAACACGCTGGTCCTGATCGCGAGCAAGGACGCTCCGGTCAAGGAAGTGAAAATCGCCCCCAACTTCGATCTCGCGAAGCTGCTCGGCAACGGCCGCCTCTCGATGGCCGCGACCGCGACCGTCCCCGCAGGAAAATACGGCAAGGCCGCGCTGGAAAAGCTCGGCGTATGGAAGTCGGTGGAAGGCAAGATCGCCGAAGCCGAGAACGTCCGCGCGGCGCTGGCCTTCGTCTCGCGCGGTGAGGCACCTTACGGCATCGTCTATCGCACCGACGCTGTCTCGGAAAAGGGCGTCACCATCGCCGGCACTTTCCCGGCCGGGACGCACGAGCCGATCATTTATCCGTTCGCCATCCTGGAAAGCTCGAAGAACCCGAAGGCGGCGGATTTCCTGAAGGCGCTCAACTCGGCATCGGCGCGCGCGATTTTCACGAAGCACGGCTTCGCGACGCTCGTCACCGCACCGACCAACTAAACTTGCGGAGGGAAACCATGAAAATCAGTGCCCGTAACCAGATCGCAGGCAAGGTTACTGCCGTGACCAAAGGTGCAACCACCGCCCACGTCAAAATCGACATCGGCGGCACCACCATCACCGCGTCGATTACGAACGAAGCCGTGGATGAACTCGGCCTGAAGACCGGCAGCTCGGTCAAGGCCATCATCAAGGCTTCCGACGTCATGGTCGGCGTGGACTGATTTTCGCGGACGTACCTGTGTTCGAATTTACCGCAGAAGAAATCGACGCGATCCGCCTGAGCCTGTGGGTCGCGTCGATCGGTATTCTGGCGAGCCTGCCGCTCGGCATGTT is a window encoding:
- a CDS encoding DUF1134 domain-containing protein, with the protein product MLLRAIPLVLAALFAAAPASAQQPQPNNYRQTYSNNEVVDAGHRFFGTTSRELALLVERATRQWGQPNGYILGEEGGGAITVGLRYGEGTLYTRNAGDRRVFWQGPSIGFDVGGEGARVMMLVYNLPAIDALWNRYVGISGSAYFVGGLGMTAVTWDRVVIVPIRSGVGLRLGANVGYLKFTPTSTWNPL
- the modA gene encoding molybdate ABC transporter substrate-binding protein, translated to MKRRLLLRVALCALAFVVAFPLTTPVKAQDNPPIVVFAAASLKNALDEIAAEWSKANKVEVKISYAASSALAKQIENGAPADLFISADLDWMDYVEKKNLVRKGTRISLLGNTLVLIASKDAPVKEVKIAPNFDLAKLLGNGRLSMAATATVPAGKYGKAALEKLGVWKSVEGKIAEAENVRAALAFVSRGEAPYGIVYRTDAVSEKGVTIAGTFPAGTHEPIIYPFAILESSKNPKAADFLKALNSASARAIFTKHGFATLVTAPTN
- a CDS encoding TOBE domain-containing protein, which gives rise to MKISARNQIAGKVTAVTKGATTAHVKIDIGGTTITASITNEAVDELGLKTGSSVKAIIKASDVMVGVD